A region from the Geobacillus vulcani PSS1 genome encodes:
- the cobJ gene encoding precorrin-3B C(17)-methyltransferase, giving the protein MSGKLLIVGFGPGSVDHMTKRAREAIEESDVIIGYKTYIELVRDLIVGKEIISTGMTEEVSRAQAAVKWAERGKTVAVISSGDAGLYGMAGLVYEVLIEKGWTKDDPIQVEVIPGISAIHSCAALLGAPIMHDACTISLSDHLTPWEMIEKRLEAAAAADFVIALYNPKSGRRTRQIVEAQRILLRHRAPTTPVGLVKSAYRERQQIVLTDLAHMLDHEIGMLTTVIIGNSTTFVHDGLMITPRGYQRKYQLTAAVQPLKPHERLRKEAEPWALDQTRPLKDEDEGSTEAPRASASSKEAVLAGGSQEDRAFTTWATAVRPSAVATVAKEAEPTPPASVFSNFSTSLANTAERQPAAASKRVKETAEDALAALERRKTRQTAPVLFEAAVSPGVANKQFTPEQLMVLAEVVGPDGKMTYTPDHYMKIERVTEDPDGLIARLEAAGLMVMPIGDVLTVKACDFCDGEKKDAIPYAEELARRLGGMALPKELKLGINGCGMACYGAVREDIGLVYRKGKFDLFLGGKTVGRNAHPGQLVAEGIPPEEMVAVVTDIIEQYKEHAHPNERFHKFFARVKQIGRFSHEEAKTATMIETPACGE; this is encoded by the coding sequence GTGAGCGGCAAACTGCTCATTGTCGGCTTCGGCCCAGGCAGTGTTGACCATATGACGAAGCGGGCCCGCGAAGCGATTGAAGAAAGCGACGTCATCATCGGCTATAAAACGTACATCGAACTGGTGCGCGACTTGATTGTTGGCAAGGAAATCATCAGCACCGGCATGACCGAAGAGGTGAGCCGCGCTCAAGCGGCGGTGAAATGGGCGGAGCGCGGCAAAACGGTCGCCGTCATTTCCAGCGGTGACGCCGGGCTGTACGGCATGGCCGGGCTCGTCTACGAAGTGCTGATTGAAAAAGGCTGGACGAAAGACGATCCGATTCAAGTGGAAGTCATCCCGGGCATTTCCGCCATTCACTCGTGCGCCGCTTTGCTTGGGGCGCCGATTATGCACGATGCATGCACGATCAGCTTGAGCGACCATTTGACGCCGTGGGAGATGATTGAAAAGCGGCTCGAAGCCGCGGCGGCGGCCGATTTTGTCATCGCGCTTTACAACCCGAAAAGCGGGCGGCGCACTAGGCAGATTGTGGAAGCGCAGCGCATCCTGCTCCGCCACCGGGCGCCGACGACACCAGTCGGACTAGTGAAAAGCGCGTACCGTGAGCGGCAGCAGATCGTCCTCACCGACTTGGCGCATATGCTTGACCATGAAATCGGCATGTTGACGACGGTCATTATCGGCAATTCGACGACATTCGTTCACGATGGGCTCATGATCACGCCGCGCGGCTACCAGCGCAAGTATCAACTAACCGCGGCCGTCCAGCCGCTCAAGCCGCATGAGCGGCTGCGCAAAGAAGCGGAGCCGTGGGCGCTTGACCAGACGAGACCGCTGAAAGATGAGGACGAAGGAAGCACGGAGGCGCCGAGGGCATCAGCGTCGTCCAAGGAGGCTGTCCTCGCCGGGGGCAGTCAGGAGGATCGTGCTTTCACCACCTGGGCCACCGCGGTTCGCCCCTCGGCTGTTGCCACGGTCGCGAAGGAGGCCGAGCCAACGCCGCCGGCTTCCGTTTTTTCGAATTTTTCCACATCGCTCGCCAACACAGCAGAACGGCAGCCGGCCGCCGCGTCAAAACGGGTGAAAGAAACAGCCGAAGACGCGCTCGCCGCTTTAGAGAGACGGAAAACAAGACAGACAGCCCCCGTGCTGTTCGAAGCCGCCGTGAGTCCGGGCGTGGCCAATAAACAGTTCACTCCGGAACAGCTCATGGTGCTCGCGGAAGTGGTAGGGCCGGATGGAAAAATGACCTACACACCCGATCATTATATGAAAATCGAACGGGTGACGGAAGATCCGGATGGACTGATCGCCCGGCTCGAGGCCGCCGGACTGATGGTCATGCCGATCGGTGATGTGCTGACGGTGAAGGCATGTGATTTTTGCGACGGGGAGAAAAAAGACGCCATTCCGTACGCGGAGGAATTGGCGCGGCGATTGGGCGGCATGGCGTTGCCGAAAGAGTTGAAGCTCGGCATCAACGGCTGCGGGATGGCGTGCTATGGCGCGGTGCGCGAAGACATCGGGCTTGTGTATCGGAAAGGGAAATTTGATTTGTTTTTGGGTGGAAAAACGGTCGGCCGCAACGCCCATCCCGGCCAGCTCGTTGCGGAAGGCATTCCTCCGGAGGAGATGGTGGCGGTTGTGACGGACATCATTGAGCAGTACAAAGAACACGCCCATCCGAATGAACGATTTCATAAATTTTTTGCCCGTGTGAAACAAATCGGCCGCTTTTCGCACGAAGAGGCCAAGACGGCGACGATGATCGAAACGCCGGCATGCGGCGAGTAA
- a CDS encoding sirohydrochlorin chelatase: protein MRAILFVGHGSRDPEGNEQVVQFVERLRPRLAASFHVETCFLEFGRPSIGEGIERCAEAGATEVAVLPLILLPAGHSKLHIPAEIDEAKARYPHMVFRYGRPIGVHEQTFVILRERLQEIGERPEQPDDGTAVILLGRGGSDPDANSDLYKIARLFWEQTDYALIEPAFMGVTTPSLDDAVRRCLALGAKRIVILPYFLFTGVLIKRLERQVAQYQAEHSHISFALAGYFGFHPKLEAIVLDRLNEVLGQAVAMNCDVCQYRLHAAHHHHHHHHHHHH from the coding sequence ATGAGAGCTATTTTGTTTGTCGGCCATGGAAGCCGCGACCCGGAAGGGAACGAGCAAGTGGTGCAGTTTGTTGAGCGGCTGCGGCCGCGCCTTGCCGCTTCCTTTCATGTCGAAACGTGCTTCCTTGAATTTGGCCGTCCGTCGATCGGCGAAGGCATCGAACGCTGCGCGGAAGCTGGGGCAACGGAAGTGGCGGTTCTTCCGCTCATTTTATTGCCGGCTGGTCATTCGAAGCTGCATATCCCGGCGGAAATCGACGAGGCGAAAGCACGCTACCCGCATATGGTGTTCCGCTACGGCCGCCCCATCGGCGTTCATGAGCAGACGTTTGTGATTTTGCGCGAACGATTGCAAGAAATCGGCGAACGGCCGGAGCAGCCGGACGACGGAACGGCGGTCATTTTGCTCGGCCGCGGCGGAAGTGACCCGGATGCAAACAGCGATTTGTATAAAATCGCGCGCTTGTTTTGGGAACAGACCGATTATGCGCTCATTGAGCCGGCGTTTATGGGCGTGACCACCCCGTCGCTCGATGATGCCGTCCGCCGCTGTTTGGCTCTTGGAGCGAAACGGATCGTCATCTTGCCGTATTTTTTGTTCACCGGCGTGCTCATCAAGCGGCTCGAGCGGCAAGTGGCGCAATACCAAGCTGAGCACTCGCATATCTCATTTGCGCTTGCCGGCTATTTCGGCTTTCATCCGAAGCTGGAGGCGATCGTGCTTGACCGCCTCAACGAGGTGCTCGGCCAAGCGGTGGCGATGAATTGCGATGTCTGCCAATATCGGCTGCACGCCGCTCACCATCATCACCACCATCACCACCATCACCATCATTAA
- the cobK gene encoding precorrin-6A reductase: MILMLAGTSDARELAVMIRHAGYDVVATVVTDHAAEQLRSAGIRAHVGRLDASQLAELAQAEGAKAIVDASHPFAEEASKNAMQAAAAAGLPYIRYERQASSFSSEKVTFVDSYEEAADLAAEKGGVVMLTTGSKTLDIFAARLIGRPNVKVIARMLPRKDNLDKCERLGFSQEQIVMMQGPFTKELDRALYRHFGVTVVVTKESGKVGFVDEKIAAAEELGIEVIVIRRPRLPYGIVHHDFAGVLEALKQHAPLPTV, encoded by the coding sequence ATGATTTTGATGTTAGCCGGAACAAGCGATGCCCGCGAATTGGCGGTGATGATTCGGCATGCCGGCTATGATGTCGTTGCGACGGTCGTCACCGACCACGCGGCCGAACAGCTCCGGTCGGCTGGCATTCGCGCCCATGTCGGCCGCTTGGATGCGTCCCAGCTTGCCGAGCTGGCCCAAGCTGAGGGGGCCAAAGCGATCGTGGATGCGAGCCATCCGTTTGCCGAAGAAGCGTCGAAAAACGCCATGCAAGCGGCGGCCGCTGCCGGATTGCCGTACATCCGCTACGAACGGCAGGCGTCCTCGTTTTCATCCGAGAAGGTGACATTTGTCGACAGCTATGAAGAAGCGGCTGACTTGGCGGCGGAAAAAGGCGGCGTCGTGATGTTGACGACCGGCAGCAAAACGCTCGACATTTTTGCCGCGAGGCTCATCGGGCGGCCGAACGTCAAGGTGATCGCGCGGATGCTGCCGCGAAAAGACAATCTCGACAAATGCGAGCGGCTCGGGTTTTCCCAAGAGCAGATCGTCATGATGCAAGGGCCGTTTACAAAAGAGCTCGATCGGGCGCTCTACCGCCATTTCGGTGTCACGGTCGTCGTCACGAAAGAAAGCGGCAAAGTCGGGTTTGTCGATGAGAAAATCGCCGCCGCGGAGGAGCTCGGCATCGAGGTCATCGTCATCCGCCGTCCGCGGTTGCCATACGGCATCGTACACCACGATTTTGCCGGCGTGCTCGAGGCGTTGAAGCAGCACGCGCCGCTTCCAACCGTGTGA
- a CDS encoding precorrin-8X methylmutase — protein MEFHTTFRPATVQPEQIEARSFQIIDEEIGEHSFTEEQYRIVQRVIHASADFELGKSLLFHPDAIRSGIDAIRQGKPVVADVQMVQAGVNQARLAKFGSSVRVYISDEDVIAEAKRLNTTRAIIAMRKAVKEAEGGIFAIGNAPTALLELIRLIKEGEARPGLVIGLPVGFVSAAESKEELAKLDVPFITNRGRKGGSTVTVAALNALSLLAERA, from the coding sequence ATGGAATTCCATACCACATTTCGTCCGGCGACGGTGCAGCCGGAACAAATTGAAGCGCGCAGCTTTCAAATCATTGACGAAGAGATCGGCGAGCATTCGTTTACGGAAGAACAATACCGAATCGTTCAGCGCGTCATCCATGCCTCAGCTGATTTTGAGCTGGGAAAAAGCCTCCTTTTCCATCCGGATGCCATTCGTTCAGGCATTGACGCCATTCGCCAAGGCAAGCCCGTCGTCGCCGATGTGCAGATGGTGCAAGCTGGCGTTAATCAAGCGCGCCTTGCGAAATTCGGGAGTTCGGTGCGCGTGTATATTTCCGATGAAGACGTCATCGCCGAAGCGAAGCGGCTCAATACGACAAGGGCGATCATCGCCATGCGCAAAGCGGTGAAAGAAGCGGAAGGCGGCATTTTTGCCATCGGCAACGCGCCGACCGCGCTGTTGGAGCTCATTCGCCTCATCAAAGAAGGAGAGGCGCGGCCCGGATTGGTAATCGGCTTGCCGGTCGGATTCGTTTCGGCGGCGGAATCGAAAGAAGAATTGGCGAAGCTCGATGTGCCGTTTATCACCAACCGCGGTCGCAAAGGAGGAAGCACGGTGACCGTCGCCGCCTTGAACGCTTTATCGCTGCTGGCCGAGCGAGCGTGA
- a CDS encoding cobalt-precorrin-5B (C(1))-methyltransferase, with product METKKTLREGYTTGSCATAATKAALKALITGEAQTEATIRLPIGRVVTFSLASCSFNGETATAAVVKDGGDDPDATHGALIVSTVSWTSSPGVHIDGGEGVGRVTKPGLPVPVGEAAINPVPRKMIHEAVNEVLKQHGIDRGVNVVISVPGGEEIAKKTLNARLGIIGGISILGTRGIVVPFSTAAYRASIVQALQVAKANGCRHVVITTGGRSEKYAMQEYPHLPEEAFIEMGDFVGFTLKQCKRLGIRTVSMVGMMGKFSKVAQGVMMVHSKSAPVDFGFLAALARQAGASEELVDAVRGANTAAQVGDMMQEAGCTKFFELLCAACCQAALNEVGGGLTVAASIYTMNGQRLGKAVLLDGDDEVDRSGS from the coding sequence ATGGAAACAAAAAAAACACTGCGTGAAGGGTATACGACCGGATCGTGCGCAACAGCCGCCACGAAGGCCGCGCTCAAGGCGCTTATCACGGGCGAGGCCCAGACGGAGGCGACGATCCGTCTGCCGATCGGGCGGGTGGTGACCTTTTCGCTTGCCTCTTGTTCGTTCAATGGTGAAACGGCGACGGCGGCCGTTGTGAAAGACGGCGGCGATGATCCGGATGCGACGCATGGCGCGCTCATCGTTTCCACTGTTTCGTGGACTTCGTCGCCGGGCGTTCATATCGATGGCGGTGAAGGGGTCGGGCGCGTCACCAAACCCGGCTTGCCGGTGCCGGTCGGGGAAGCGGCGATCAATCCCGTGCCGCGCAAAATGATTCATGAAGCCGTCAACGAAGTGCTCAAGCAACACGGCATCGACCGCGGGGTGAACGTTGTCATTTCCGTGCCGGGCGGCGAAGAGATTGCGAAAAAAACGTTGAATGCTCGTCTTGGGATCATCGGCGGCATTTCGATTTTAGGGACGCGCGGCATCGTCGTTCCGTTTTCCACTGCCGCTTATCGGGCGAGCATCGTGCAGGCGCTTCAAGTGGCGAAGGCGAACGGCTGTCGCCATGTCGTCATTACGACCGGGGGGCGGAGCGAGAAATACGCCATGCAAGAATATCCCCATTTGCCGGAAGAAGCGTTTATTGAAATGGGCGACTTTGTCGGTTTTACGCTCAAACAATGCAAACGTCTTGGCATTAGGACGGTGTCGATGGTTGGGATGATGGGAAAATTTTCGAAAGTCGCCCAAGGGGTGATGATGGTGCACTCGAAAAGTGCTCCGGTTGACTTCGGTTTTTTGGCAGCGCTCGCTCGACAAGCCGGGGCTTCCGAGGAGCTGGTTGACGCCGTGCGAGGGGCGAATACGGCGGCGCAAGTCGGCGACATGATGCAAGAAGCCGGTTGCACGAAGTTTTTCGAGTTGTTGTGCGCGGCGTGCTGCCAGGCGGCGCTCAACGAAGTCGGAGGTGGTCTGACGGTGGCTGCGTCCATTTACACGATGAACGGACAACGATTAGGAAAGGCGGTGCTGTTGGATGGCGACGATGAAGTTGATCGGAGTGGGAGCTGA
- a CDS encoding bifunctional cobalt-precorrin-7 (C(5))-methyltransferase/cobalt-precorrin-6B (C(15))-methyltransferase: MATMKLIGVGADGPVSLPDLYQRWIMESELLVGGERQLAMFPAYQGETIVIRSGLSELVERLRHETRRTVVLASGDPLFYGIGSYLAGKLPIDVYPAVSSVQWAFAKMGESWQDAAFISVHGRPLTGLAQRIDGQRKVAILTDETNSPAVIARYLLEYGMTEYEAFVGEELGGPNERCRFFKLEEMVEAEFLPLNIVVLRRTAPSPSWPLGIEDDEFFQRKPDKGLITKKEVRVLSLSALRLRPDSVVWDIGTCTGSVAIEAAKIARDGAVFAIEKNEHDVEICRQNLRKFRVDITLVHGKAPDRLDEFADPDAIFIGGTSGAMAPLLDVCAKRLKKNGRIVINAATVETLAEASRELRSRGFHVDITLAQVSRSKPILELTRFEALNPVYIITAKREGDE; this comes from the coding sequence ATGGCGACGATGAAGTTGATCGGAGTGGGAGCTGACGGGCCAGTGAGCCTTCCCGATCTATATCAGCGCTGGATCATGGAAAGCGAGCTGCTCGTCGGTGGCGAACGGCAGCTGGCGATGTTTCCGGCATATCAAGGAGAAACGATCGTGATTCGCAGCGGGCTGAGCGAGCTCGTCGAGCGACTCCGTCATGAGACGCGCCGGACGGTTGTGTTAGCTTCCGGTGATCCGCTCTTTTATGGAATCGGCAGCTATTTGGCCGGCAAGCTGCCGATTGACGTGTATCCGGCCGTCAGCTCGGTGCAATGGGCGTTTGCCAAAATGGGGGAATCATGGCAGGATGCCGCGTTCATCAGTGTGCACGGCCGGCCGTTGACTGGACTCGCCCAACGCATTGATGGACAGCGCAAAGTGGCCATTTTAACCGATGAGACCAATTCGCCGGCTGTGATCGCCCGCTACTTGCTTGAATACGGCATGACGGAGTATGAGGCGTTTGTCGGCGAGGAGCTCGGCGGACCGAATGAGCGTTGCCGGTTTTTCAAGCTAGAGGAAATGGTGGAAGCCGAGTTTCTTCCATTAAATATAGTCGTGCTGCGGAGGACGGCGCCCAGTCCTTCTTGGCCGCTCGGCATTGAGGATGACGAGTTTTTTCAGCGCAAACCAGACAAAGGGTTGATTACGAAAAAAGAAGTGCGCGTGCTCAGCTTGAGTGCTTTGCGCTTGCGCCCGGACAGCGTCGTCTGGGATATCGGCACGTGCACCGGTTCGGTGGCCATTGAAGCGGCGAAAATCGCCCGCGACGGGGCAGTGTTTGCGATTGAAAAAAATGAACACGATGTGGAGATTTGCCGGCAAAACTTGCGCAAATTCCGCGTTGACATCACGCTTGTGCACGGCAAGGCCCCTGATCGGCTTGATGAGTTTGCTGACCCGGATGCCATCTTTATCGGCGGCACGTCAGGGGCGATGGCGCCGCTGTTGGACGTCTGTGCGAAACGGTTGAAGAAAAACGGGCGCATCGTGATCAACGCGGCGACGGTTGAGACGCTTGCCGAAGCGAGCCGCGAACTGCGCAGCCGTGGGTTTCATGTTGACATCACGCTTGCGCAAGTGTCGCGAAGCAAGCCGATTTTAGAGTTGACGCGTTTTGAGGCGCTCAATCCGGTGTATATCATAACAGCCAAGCGGGAGGGAGACGAATGA
- the cobI gene encoding precorrin-2 C(20)-methyltransferase, producing MTGTLYGVGVGPGDPELMTVKAYRRLKEADVIAYPKKGRQSKSYAEQIVDAYFAPDEKRRLGLHFPMTKDPAVLEPKWNEAADAIWAELSAGRDVAFVTEGDPLLYSTFIHLMRVMAQRYPEAPIEVIPGVSSANAAAARLRLPLADGDETVAIVPARDDYEAMKAALLRHDCVVFFKVAKVIDLLIDLLRELDLLQRAAVITKVTSGEEVVWNVEELDGATLEYLTLMVVRK from the coding sequence ATGACCGGCACGTTGTACGGCGTTGGCGTCGGCCCGGGCGATCCTGAGCTCATGACGGTGAAGGCGTATCGCCGCCTGAAAGAAGCGGACGTCATCGCGTATCCGAAAAAGGGACGGCAAAGCAAAAGTTACGCGGAACAAATTGTTGACGCCTATTTTGCTCCGGATGAAAAGCGGCGTCTCGGCTTGCATTTTCCGATGACAAAAGACCCAGCTGTGCTTGAGCCGAAGTGGAACGAGGCGGCGGATGCCATCTGGGCGGAATTGTCGGCCGGGCGCGATGTGGCGTTTGTGACCGAAGGCGATCCGCTGCTGTACAGCACGTTCATCCATTTGATGCGCGTGATGGCACAGCGTTATCCAGAAGCGCCGATTGAAGTCATCCCCGGCGTCAGTTCGGCGAACGCAGCTGCCGCTCGGCTGCGTCTGCCGTTGGCGGATGGGGATGAAACCGTGGCGATCGTGCCGGCGCGCGATGATTATGAGGCGATGAAAGCCGCCCTTCTTCGACACGATTGCGTCGTTTTTTTTAAGGTGGCGAAAGTGATCGATCTCCTGATCGACTTGCTGCGCGAGCTCGATTTGCTTCAGCGCGCCGCCGTCATCACGAAGGTGACGTCCGGCGAGGAAGTGGTGTGGAACGTTGAGGAATTGGACGGCGCGACGCTGGAATATTTGACATTGATGGTGGTGAGAAAGTGA
- the cobM gene encoding precorrin-4 C(11)-methyltransferase translates to MKLYIVGAGPGAPDLITVRGAELLAAADAIFYTDSLVSEELIERYRKPDADVFHTAGMHLEEMVAAMVEQAKQGRLVVRVHTGDPSIYGATLEQIALLKEEGMEVEIVPGVSSAFAAAAAVQSELTVPELTQTVIFTRAEGRTPMPPREKLQELAKHHCTLVLFLSATLAKKVRAALLEAGWSGETPVVIVYKATWPDEMVIRSTVAAMADDMRRHGVTKHAIMLAGWALDPHVHERGYRSKLYDRTFTHGYRKGEK, encoded by the coding sequence GTGAAGCTGTATATCGTAGGGGCGGGGCCGGGAGCGCCGGACTTGATCACCGTCCGCGGCGCCGAGCTTTTGGCTGCGGCGGATGCCATTTTTTACACCGATTCGTTGGTGAGCGAGGAATTGATTGAACGCTACCGGAAGCCGGATGCTGACGTTTTTCATACCGCCGGCATGCATTTAGAAGAAATGGTCGCGGCGATGGTGGAACAAGCGAAACAAGGCCGGCTTGTCGTGCGTGTCCATACCGGTGATCCATCGATTTACGGGGCAACGCTTGAGCAAATCGCTTTGTTGAAAGAAGAAGGAATGGAAGTGGAAATCGTCCCCGGCGTCAGTTCGGCGTTTGCCGCCGCGGCAGCTGTGCAGTCGGAGCTCACCGTCCCGGAATTGACGCAAACCGTCATTTTCACCCGCGCTGAGGGGCGGACGCCGATGCCGCCGCGCGAGAAATTGCAAGAACTGGCCAAACATCATTGCACCCTTGTCCTCTTTTTAAGCGCAACGTTGGCAAAAAAAGTAAGAGCGGCGCTCCTTGAAGCGGGCTGGAGCGGTGAGACGCCCGTCGTGATCGTCTATAAGGCGACGTGGCCGGATGAGATGGTGATTCGCTCTACCGTTGCCGCCATGGCTGACGATATGCGGCGCCATGGCGTGACGAAACACGCCATCATGTTGGCCGGTTGGGCGCTCGATCCTCATGTTCATGAGCGCGGCTACCGTTCGAAGCTATACGACCGCACGTTTACGCATGGATACCGGAAGGGGGAGAAGTAA
- a CDS encoding cobalt-precorrin 5A hydrolase: protein MSTVAANNERNGVYAVVAITKHGVEIARRLGGALAGADVYYTDKFARGDEAKYGIRLFSGNVKTLLPELFARYDGLICIISLGAVVRMIAPLLKDKKTDPAVVVIDDKAEHVISVLSGHLGGANDLTRRVAAILGARPVITTASDVQQTIAVDLFGREFGWEWESDDKLTPVSAAVVNEEPVAIVQESGEPDWWPEGRPLPKNITVYGSIAEALAARPAAALVVTHRLLEPEEEAILQNGVLYRPKVIALGIGCNRGTAADEIEAVILETLNELRFSLKSVKALCTIDLKKDEPGLREVVGKYGWEFVTYTPEELNTVPIEAPSETVYRYTGAYGVSEPAAKLYSGAERMALVKKKSGNVTISVALIRHGRGKGSESCDDWSSPPREAAPAKRP from the coding sequence GTGAGCACTGTTGCCGCCAACAACGAAAGAAACGGCGTCTATGCCGTCGTGGCCATTACAAAACACGGGGTTGAGATCGCCCGACGTCTTGGCGGTGCTCTTGCGGGAGCGGACGTTTATTATACGGATAAATTCGCCCGCGGCGATGAAGCCAAGTATGGAATCCGCCTGTTTTCCGGCAACGTTAAGACGCTGCTGCCGGAACTGTTCGCCCGCTATGACGGCCTTATTTGCATCATTTCGCTTGGCGCCGTCGTGCGGATGATCGCCCCGCTGTTAAAAGACAAAAAGACCGATCCCGCGGTCGTTGTCATCGATGATAAGGCGGAGCATGTGATCAGCGTGCTGTCCGGTCATTTAGGCGGGGCGAACGACTTGACGCGGCGCGTCGCTGCGATTCTTGGCGCCCGCCCGGTGATTACGACCGCTTCTGATGTGCAGCAGACGATCGCCGTTGATTTGTTCGGCCGCGAGTTTGGCTGGGAATGGGAGTCGGATGACAAACTGACGCCGGTGAGCGCTGCGGTCGTGAACGAAGAGCCGGTGGCGATCGTGCAAGAGTCGGGGGAACCCGATTGGTGGCCGGAGGGGCGGCCGCTGCCGAAAAACATCACCGTGTACGGCTCAATCGCGGAGGCGCTTGCCGCTCGTCCGGCGGCCGCGCTTGTGGTCACCCATCGTCTGCTTGAGCCGGAAGAAGAGGCGATTTTGCAAAACGGTGTGCTGTACCGCCCGAAGGTGATCGCCCTTGGCATCGGCTGCAACCGCGGCACAGCGGCTGATGAAATCGAAGCGGTCATCCTCGAGACGCTCAATGAGCTGCGTTTTTCGCTCAAAAGCGTCAAAGCGCTGTGCACGATCGACCTGAAAAAAGACGAGCCTGGGCTTCGCGAAGTTGTCGGCAAATACGGCTGGGAGTTCGTCACGTACACGCCAGAGGAGCTGAACACGGTGCCAATCGAAGCGCCGTCCGAGACCGTCTACCGCTACACCGGCGCGTATGGGGTGAGCGAGCCGGCGGCGAAATTGTACAGCGGGGCCGAGCGGATGGCGCTCGTAAAAAAGAAATCGGGCAATGTGACGATTTCGGTGGCGTTGATTCGCCATGGACGAGGAAAGGGGAGCGAGTCATGCGACGATTGGTCATCGCCGCCCCGGGAAGCGGCGCCGGCAAAACGACCGTGA
- a CDS encoding cobyrinate a,c-diamide synthase translates to MRRLVIAAPGSGAGKTTVTLGLMAALKQRGYTVQGFKCGPDYIDPTYHTAVTGRPARNLDSWMMGSEAVKTVLANGCQGADIAIIEGVMGLFDGKQPLSDEGSTAEIAVLTKSPVLLVVDCSGMARSAAAIVRGFQTFRPDVHIAGVFANRVGSEGHFRLVKAAVEQTCGVPVIGFLTQDEALALPERHLGLVPSVERGELDAFFAELGRKVAQAVDWDALLRIADAPLLRELRPLFRPVRRYRVRLAVAKDAAFHFYYPENLEMLSACGAELVYFSPLAGEPLPDGVNGLYIGGGFPEEFAAVLAKQTAVKQSIRAAIERGVPTLAECGGFMFLTEQLVATDGTAYEMAGVIPGRVVMKTKLAALGYREVHGRRGNFLLSEGERARGHEFHYSVYEPRGEVPFAYETSGRKGTKPDGYLAHRLVAGYVHFHFASAPAMVERWLSECEKVTANG, encoded by the coding sequence ATGCGACGATTGGTCATCGCCGCCCCGGGAAGCGGCGCCGGCAAAACGACCGTGACGCTCGGCTTGATGGCGGCGCTGAAGCAGCGAGGATATACGGTGCAAGGGTTTAAATGCGGCCCGGACTACATCGACCCGACTTACCATACGGCGGTTACCGGCCGGCCGGCGCGCAACTTGGACAGCTGGATGATGGGAAGCGAAGCGGTCAAAACGGTGCTCGCCAACGGCTGTCAAGGAGCGGATATCGCCATCATCGAGGGGGTGATGGGGCTGTTTGACGGGAAACAGCCGCTCTCCGATGAAGGATCGACGGCGGAGATTGCGGTGCTGACGAAAAGCCCGGTGCTGCTTGTCGTTGATTGTTCCGGCATGGCCCGCAGCGCTGCCGCCATCGTCCGCGGCTTTCAGACGTTTCGTCCCGACGTGCACATTGCTGGCGTATTTGCCAACCGTGTCGGCAGCGAAGGGCATTTCCGGCTCGTCAAAGCGGCGGTCGAGCAAACGTGCGGAGTGCCGGTCATCGGGTTTCTTACGCAAGACGAAGCGTTGGCGCTGCCGGAGCGCCATTTAGGGCTTGTGCCGTCGGTGGAGCGCGGCGAGCTGGATGCGTTTTTTGCCGAACTGGGCCGGAAGGTTGCACAGGCGGTCGATTGGGATGCTTTGCTTCGCATCGCCGACGCCCCGCTGCTTCGGGAGCTGCGCCCGCTCTTTCGACCGGTCCGGCGCTATCGGGTGCGTCTTGCTGTCGCGAAAGACGCCGCCTTCCATTTTTACTATCCCGAAAATCTGGAGATGCTTTCTGCCTGCGGCGCGGAGCTTGTCTACTTTTCCCCGCTCGCCGGCGAACCGCTTCCGGATGGGGTGAACGGCTTGTACATCGGCGGCGGGTTTCCGGAAGAGTTTGCCGCCGTGCTTGCCAAGCAAACTGCGGTCAAACAGTCGATCCGCGCCGCCATCGAACGCGGGGTGCCGACGCTCGCCGAATGCGGTGGGTTTATGTTTCTCACGGAACAGCTTGTCGCGACGGACGGCACGGCCTATGAGATGGCCGGCGTCATTCCGGGGCGGGTCGTGATGAAAACGAAGCTTGCGGCCCTCGGGTACCGTGAAGTGCACGGAAGAAGAGGAAACTTTCTTTTGTCGGAAGGGGAGCGGGCGCGCGGCCATGAGTTTCACTATTCCGTGTACGAACCGCGGGGCGAGGTGCCGTTTGCCTACGAAACGAGCGGCCGGAAAGGAACAAAACCGGATGGTTATTTGGCGCACCGTCTTGTCGCCGGCTACGTCCACTTCCATTTTGCGTCCGCCCCAGCGATGGTCGAGCGGTGGCTCTCCGAATGTGAGAAGGTGACCGCCAATGGGTAA